One region of Pedosphaera parvula Ellin514 genomic DNA includes:
- a CDS encoding nuclear transport factor 2 family protein, translating to MNQSIEEKNKILVLDAFATLFNKRDYPLAERYWSPKYIQHSAHIPPGRDGLFDLVKNAPATLKYENQLILANGDFLMLHGRFSGRGPGMPNWIVVDIVRVENGVLAEHWDVIQEEANRASSKSGLPMFGDCFGEI from the coding sequence ATGAATCAATCTATCGAAGAGAAAAATAAGATCTTGGTGCTTGATGCGTTTGCAACGCTGTTTAACAAACGCGATTACCCACTGGCAGAACGCTATTGGTCTCCCAAATATATCCAGCATAGCGCCCATATTCCGCCTGGACGAGACGGACTGTTCGACCTGGTTAAGAATGCACCGGCGACGCTGAAATACGAAAATCAGTTGATCCTGGCAAATGGAGATTTCTTGATGCTGCACGGTCGATTCTCGGGGCGTGGTCCTGGCATGCCAAACTGGATCGTGGTGGACATCGTGCGGGTTGAAAACGGTGTCCTGGCTGAGCATTGGGACGTGATTCAGGAGGAGGCGAATCGAGCTTCATCGAAGAGTGGTCTTCCGATGTTCGGGGATTGCTTTGGAGAGATTTAA